A window of Metopolophium dirhodum isolate CAU chromosome 6, ASM1992520v1, whole genome shotgun sequence genomic DNA:
tttctgagtacagcataatataatatatcctttaTATTGTTGAgaggtgtttattttatattaaattaggtataactaataataatacaggtaCCTACTGGTCTGTTATCACTCCTCCACaaacagtaaaaatgttatcaccCTGCCAAACAGAAACAGTTAAATTAAGAGGCTTGATCAAATCAACCATTTAGCACCCGCagattatactttttatacaaatattatttaattttatgcttattatttttacccatttattgaacaatataattaataaagtattttgTAAACAATAATTGGTTGATATATCTTCTATAAGCAACGCTTGTGTTGAAGGTACCTAGAGGGTTATATTCTAATTATCTACAaactaataaacaaataatatagcaAAGTACAGTAATTTAATATCACAATTTACAACCTATGAATTACGTAAATATACACCAATACCTACTAATCAACGggttacttaatatattactttttaaatatttaagaaagtaaaattaaatagtagatTATTTCTTATTACAGGTTATCTATTTGATTAACCTTTAGATTAATgacacaatatatttaaataaataaaaaaataatttaaatactttaaaacatatttaaaggAGATACGGGGCAGATATGACTGTCACAATGaatgacatattatacttacataactgtaaaaaattattcttgAAGTTGTAGTACATACCATAAATTGTTATGCGCGGGTGAGAACCATTCGGGCTGTAGTTCAAGTTATACAACCAAATTTTCACCCTATAAAGAGGAGAACATTTACTATGCAATGTCATTTGTATTTCTTGCGATGTCAGactaaataaaaagttattctagtttgaaaattttaaacttgaataactttttttaactctGCATAAAATAACTGTAGTGAACAAGGTTAGGTTTCTAGAAAACACAACattgaacgaaaaaaaattaagaggatgctacacaGAAATTTGtttctccgtcttacaattgcgtaacatagcaaattttatgctcagcagatcacgtttagctctgttagtttaaaaattagagtgaattgtccccttatacaatttaaaggtaagattataaTCTAGGGCATCCATTacctttttgttatattttaattttaaagtgggttaagagtattttaagatgtcaAAACAATGTGATCtcctgagcgtaaaatttgctatgttacgtacttgtaagacggagataataaattaatgtagcgtcctcttaagtgaGACACTTTTAACACTCATTCAATTGGGATGTGTTCCTACTAAtggaaacaaataacaataaaatataatacataataatgacaATTAATACACAACAACTGTATATTGTAGGACAAGAAAGTGTCGTTAAACAACTTATTAAGaactaatacaaaatattatgtacatataatatgatcgcGACTCCAAGAAACTCATTGACGTGTGGATAATGATTTTTGTCTACCCAGTAAGCTGTGTATGCTAGTCATGtcaataaaatcaatatcaTCATTTTTGGAGAAAAACCTTTGGATTTTATAAACACATATATAATGCATTACACGCAAGGTTGACTAAAATTAAATCTGATATAATCTGATATTAAAAAGGCCGTTATACTGAAACCGTGACATTGTTAAACATAACAAGGATTTAAAATGTTAGGACATAATAGCAAAACAATGTTAAACGATGACttactgtttatttaaaaactttattaaagAAGTAGATGTAatatgttaatagttaatacaatatactctaTCCAGTAAGAGAATATGTTTGTGGCCTGACAAAAATTGCTTCTTCTGCTCATCCCCATGCCACACCCTGCCGTAGTAGAATCGGTTTCCATAATGTGGTGTTGTATGGGAATGCGCAGAATCTGTGTTATCTCTCATCGGACTTAGAAGTAAATGagtgttgacatttttttttaaatatttggaagtggtccattaaaattatatttgaaattaagtaAGTAGGTAGTAAGAGTTCTTTTAATGAAACTGAgtgcaaaagaaaataaattaatactaatataatataaatttatttacaattatttttaatcttaatattattttttcaggtTTTTCATTTAAATGAAACTCGGCAACAGTTGATGGTACACTGGGTCGGTGAAAACTCAAATGTTATCATATGCTTGGCTCGTGAAGGATATCCTTCTTCATCTGTATACATATCATATGATTATGGAGATACTTATCTTAATAAGACGgaagaatttaaaatagatgCTACTAAAAATCTATATGCTTCTATTGACAAGTTTTACATACATCCTACCTTTAAAtcatatgtaatttttattatttaattatggtttatatatttattaatattttgttttctactAAAGTGTGTGTACACAGATGTAATAAAccgtaaaatatttacaacaacTGATCATAGTAAAACTATCAAATCCATTCCACTGTCATTTGTGCCCAGTGAAGTGACTTATAAACCTGATGCACCACTTGTGTTTATTGTCCATGACAAAGTTAGCCCTACAAAACTAgtatgtacaatttatatttaaatactataatacctatattttatactattttaaggtCATATTGTGATCAACactcatattttatcattgctatgttgttataattttttttagtactattataattttaaataacgttGGTCAGCATTTATGTAGGATGTTAGTGTGGTACCcatatctatatttttcatttccTGTCCTTCAAATTGAATTGATTGTGGAGAAAATGTATTAGGACATAACCGGatgttctaatatatattatgtttttatcagGGACAGGAACCTTTTAGTTTTTTCTGATCtggttttgattttgatacttaataattttatagattcTTTTCAATTCCAGTTTTGAGATACACAATCTAAATGTTTGAGTTATGATTTGATTATGGTTAAAatcaattatgattttttaatttgttttaaaccaTTTCAAAGAGAGACACAATTTaagatcaaattaatatttttttagtatgggtaatttaataattttttttttttaatgttaatgacaaaaatgtttagaaaaaattatttattgttttggaATCACTTATTACTcctttgattataatataataaataataatgatgaagttgcattttaaaataagaaagataatttaaattcatttaaccaacttttatgtttttaaatgtcttattatcagtgttcggattagattagtagttttttatctagataagataaagataatgcaactctaatgtatcttgatagatataaaatataacttaactcatatttatctagataaaaataagatacaattttaaatttaggtatattttagttgggcactaggctcataataataataaagatataaataaaagtaattacattatttataaaccataaacttggtttgagaatctgtataaatatttaaaatgcgtttgtacaatttgtacaatttcgcgatttttgtcaataaaaaatgtatctagatgaattcatttagattagtaaaaaaattatctaagatgaacgtttagataccttgtaactatttatctagataagataaaagataaacaaataattatctagataagtccgaacactgcttattattattttttatttactaccAATGAAACATATTTATCTTGTTTGGTACTTTTCGGTTATCACACTCCAGCAGTCAATTGACTGTTATTGTACTTTAAActgttaagtatttattttgggTTTATATTTCTTCCTTATAAACATATATGTggatatacttaataattgtataatacctCTCATAAATAATTGTTCCTATCATTAGTTGTTTAACCTATCAGTTGAATACCtcttgtaaaattaattcatctttgtaaatttgtatttatgtcAACTTTTTTGGCCACTAAACATGAACTTGACAATTTTTTGTAAAGGTAGTCTAGAATTATAAGTCcatgtgtatttttaaataccttaaaTGTCCTTGCACTTGGAACACTTTTGACCTGAAACTCGAGTTCTTATTGTGACCAAACTTTGAAGTATGATACTTATGAAGTGCACCATGGTATTGCAAAAATCATATTGCATTTTCTTTGTTATGGTACACCAAATATAAAGTCATATTGTTAAAGTGAGTCACAGTGAAATAATAGtttgtgatttaaaatttatttgaacaCTTAAATTATGGACAACAATAGTCGATAAGGTAAGAATATCAAGATATTCACTATATGACATATGTATGTTCATAAAGGACAGATAAATACTAAAAAGTTTGGAGTACAATAGCGGAATTTATTACAAAGCATATTTAAACCGATTTTTGCTGATGGATAATCACCGCCATTCACGGGCGTAATTGGCAGGATAGATCCCtcccaaaacatttttttttactgctaacattttgattaaagtattgataatgaccattcatgtttgctaaaaacgtatatcccccccccccccccaaaaaaaaaaaaatccaattccTAATTACGCTATAGAACATAATATCCAAAAAATAaccgtattttatatattttatttatctcaaCTAACCATATTCAATTATAGCTCaaacatatttattgaataatatgggtatgtacataatttattttaacatacttaaaatacattagtcGTACACATATTAACTCAAATTCCAAAAACAActgaagtttttaatatttaaacattagggatttagatttaaaaaaaattttcaattaaaataatacaaataatatttaatataatattcataacataTGCAGAATAAAACAGAATtattgcagtaaaaaaaaaaaaaatgattcaacgtttttaattctaatttcatgtttctttatttttatagttatggaTAACTCACGATTTTGGTATCACGTGGACTATGCTTGAAGAGCGTGTTAAATCATATTTCTGGGTTCCAACTAAATGGAATTTGTATAAAAGTGGACATTCATTGGTTATACAACGCGAAGAATCGGCAACTACATCCACTGTAATTGCTGTTTCAGAAAATATCAATTCTggtcaaaataatttatctacttTAGCtgtaaatgtattacaattgaAAGCAAGAGATGACTATATGTTTGTGACTGTTCTACTTTCAAAGGTATTGTATAACAGTTTTAttgatctataaaataatttaaaatgtattcaatacaataatgcaagttttgtttttttagaataatttagaTCTATTGGTTAGCTACAAAGGAGGGAATTTTGTTCGAACTCGGTTTGATACAGAACTTGACAGACGGGATTACCATATTGCAGATATTACTGCTAATAGAATAATGGTTGCTGTTGCTCATACTCGTACTTTGTCAAACTTATATATATCAGATGTAGTACAGTCTTCTAATGAAGACACAGTATCATTCAGTTTGTCACTTGAACGAGTAGTCGCATATTTCCCTAACATTACATGGACAGAAtctttaattaggtacttatgttatttttgtatttattgaagAAATGTGATCAGTGATAATTAGAATAAATCTAATATCTAAAAGTTCTTAATACTAACATGAATTTAAggaattaacattttaaattataagttttaaacattttgctTTTCTCACATAAGTGGGGTAGTTAACCCTAATTTTTGTTCTGAATACTCTTCACCTGTTGCCAGTTCCCTAACCATTATATAACTTCTTTAcacctatttttataattgatagttttttttccttACAGATATCTATATAGGGTATATGAAAACCCTCCTtacttgtaaatatatatttttttccccttcttttaaaaacttaaaatgtttgtaccttaatattgtataataaattgtgggattaattattatgccaactaaataattttaatatctacatactatataattgttattagatattttgatttgatttttatatttaataagtaagtataagttaaaattaaacttattaaatgAACAAGATTCCGGACCCACTTCTGTTATCTtcgtattatgtacaatatacacaattatgttcagcagttccaattttctattataaagacttaaccaatataaaatttaaagttaagaatattatctgtttttaatatcgatttttattctatattttaatattcaaatgagATATgagtataggtatgtaaaatatcaCCATTTATAAGTGCTAATATCTcactttgaaattaaaatattaaaaaaaaaccgacacttataacaaatgttataatgttataatgttcttacttttaagtttgataataggtgaattcactctaatattaaaactaacagcacatAAATAGAACTGCTGAtcattaatttactatacagaATGTTCGTAAATAGAAGATAACACCTgctgataattataattaataatttttatttacttaaggGGGCTCCAGCGTATCATGTCTTAAGGAGTAATATATAAGCAATTCACATGATATAAACATTTGGGCTATGTCTATGTGTGAGTagtaaatgaacattagtgtgTGTTTCCGAGAACGCTGTAATACCGCGTCGGGCAACCACCGTCAGATGCAACTCTCGCACACGTTCACACATAAATcgcgaaaaatgaaaataatcttgtttgcataactataaaaaacaCTAAAAGCGGTAGCAAATTAAACATACTTCTTGAAgttcaattgtaattttgaaaaaatggttaaatttataAGTTTCTAGACTATGCTCTTTaggaatcatttttttttatttaaaaccagatgtccccaaaataaatacaaatttaaagtaattatttcatggaatatttgaaaatcttaattttaaagtcttaaataattttaattttaattaataatgttatgtttcaGTGATTTGTGGGCTGAACCATTTGCAGATATACACAAAGTTAAAGGACTTCAAGGAATCTATATTGTTTCACAGGTTTCTCCTTCAATGCAGTCAGGAAGTGTGGACATAGGTCCAGAACATATTGTGACTCTTATCAGTTTTGATTGGGGTTTTGATTGGAGATTGCTTAATGTTACGCGATCTTTCTCTCATTGTGaaaaggttatatatatatatatatatatttgacgtataatttttttgtcacgcctgtaCCAAAAGTTTAGTTTTTGATGACAGTTAAAGCGTTGAAAAGCGACCTTTTTCCATCCAGCAGGCGGGAAAGTGGGAATCCCAAAAAGTGCCGGACGGGAAAGTGGCAATCCCCAAAAATATAGGATGGTAAAATgaaaatccccaaaagtactgGGCGTATTCCCTGCTTAACCAgatactgaaatctataccacgttCCTTACAAAACGTAAAGTTtaggttacatcttatattcatattataacctccctACATgacatttttctttcatgaaCTTGGTTTTGTAGAATAGTCAGGTTGTATCATAGATCTTTGCATAGTGCATTACCTTTGACTTTTTCGTGATCGATaaatgcagaggcgtgacaaaaaatagtatgtgtggctcgtgggGGAAAGCAATTCAAATGTTGGGCAGAATGCGGCCCTTGCCTGCTGCTCGTGCTGCACATGTCACCACCCGTgcctgaaatagctcacttcttgcccttgccacacaatatactataatgtttCATAACtttgaattaacttttttttttcttttactctAGTCGGATAACTGTTCTTTACATCTTACTCAAATGTTTGCTCATGTGTATCCTGTTACTAGAACTCATACATTCATTTTATCATCAAAGTCTGCTCCTGGAATTATTATGGCTACTGGAGTAGTTGGTAAATCATTAAAGGGCAATCCTGGAGTTTTTGTCAGTAGAGATGCTGGACTCACATGGCGACAAGTATTAAAggaaatgcatttttataacattGGTGATCACGGAGGCATTTTGATTGCTGTCCGATACTACAAAGGTGAAAAAGAAGAAACCAGTCAAATTCTTTATTCAACTGATGAAGGAGAAACATGGCTTGAGAAAAATTTCACCAACAGTCAAATAAAAGTTTATGAATTAATGACTGAACCTGGGGAAAATACTACTGTTTTTACTATGTTTGGCTCAGTTATGGAAAAACATGAATggttaatagttaaaattgatCTAAAGAACGCGTTTTGTAAGTATTTtactagtattattaaataaaaactaaaaagtaatagaGAGTtacatttagtaatttattttaatcaataaatattataattattctattatgtaaaattataagacagtaaaataaatactttacagCTGTCCAGTTGTACAGATAGCTGCTGCCCAATgactatttgtttattaaaaccaaattaattttcacaGCTTATAACTGTACCAAAAAGGATTACAAATTTTGGTCTCCTATCACTTCAAAAGATCATTTAAAAACATCTTGTGTTCTTGGTCAGACTCAAATATTTCAAAGAAGAGCACCTAAAGCAAATTGTTACAATGGAATGAATTATGATCGACCAATTCAGACCAAGACATGTGATTGTGATATTGAAGATTATACATggtaaactaaattttttttttaagtgataaGAATATTTTACTTCTTacagcttataaataaaatatttttgaacaaaatatgaattataactatcaatatttatattattttttagtgatcatgGATTTACATGGTTTTCAAATTCTAAACAATGTATTAGGAATAAAACAAGTAGCTTTGATCCGTATCTAATTCCGTCGTCTTGTAAACCTGGTTTAATGTATAATCGTACAAAAGGTTATCGTTTAATACCCGGAGATATGTGTAAAGGTGGACGTTCATTAGAATTCATACCTCAAGAAGTTCCATGTCCATTTGAGTatgtttgtatacataattaaaacaacTCATTTTAAagtactaatttaattttttttagggaaAAGTCAGAATTTATTTTAGTTGCTCAAAAAGAGCGTATTCTTAGGTTGAGTGGTAATTTACCATATGTTGTATTACCTGTGAAAAgacttgaaaatgtcattgctATAGAGTTTGATGtgaaaaataactgtgtttttTGGGCTGATATTATTACTGACACTATTGgggtataatacataattaaatatttatactactactaaaatttttttttgctactcatatttaaaatattttttcctttttagcGACAATGTTTATCCGATGGCCAACAAGGTCCGGAAATTTTGGTGAATACTGGTCTTAGTAGTGTTGAGGGAATGGCATATGATTGGATATCTAAACATCTTTATTTTGTTGATGGTGCGTTGGCTAAAATAGAGGTTATACGCACTAATACTAAGATTCCTGGACATATGCGCAAGACTATACTAGGTTCTACCCATCTTAAAAAACCTAGAGGGTTAGCAGTTCACCCTAGACTCGGGTATGTAGATTATTAATTTCATGTTAAcacatgttatataaaatttgtttcagTTATTTGTTTTGGACCGATTGGGCTGTTGGTGAAGCCAAAGTAGCAAGAGCTAATTTAGATGGATCTGATGTGAAaacattaattagtaataattctaTTGAATGGCCTAATGGACTAACTGTAGATTATATAGCTGAACGATTATATTGGGTGGATGCACGCCATGATTATATTGCTTCTTGTGATTTACAtggaaataacattaaaaaagttataaaaaatgatgtaagtattaaaattaattttattaattaacatatgaatacattcattttcatagacatatttttaatttcaggaAAAAGTTTCCCATCCATTTGCTGTAGCTATTCTTAAAGACTGGATCTATTGGGATGATTGGAAACAAAATTCTATATTTATGTCAGATAAAGATCATGGTGCTAAAATACAAACAGTTTCTTCACATTTACCAGGATTAATGGATTTAAAAGTATGATTgtgtagtaatatatttatatatatattaactaaatgttatattattattttttatttactttaggTATATTCTCATATGTCACAAATTGATACTAACGAATGctcaaataataacaaatgcTCTCATTTTTGTTTTGGTTTACCAAATCAAATGTTTTCTTGTCAATGTCCAGATAATATGAGTAAATCTGATAATAGTTGTCTTTGTCCTGGTCTTAAGGAACCGTTTGCAAATGGAACTTGTCCATcaggtaaatttattattgctatagatttaattttgaattaatatttttgtattttaattttattattcattgttttttacttaatttatgaACAACATGACCAAATTTTTAGTGATTTCGTTTTTTGCTCctgaacaattaaaaatattcagaaaatgtCGTTTACGACATTTTGCCTTTCCACCATCAATATTCTGCCAggctgacaataataataatggtttttcaCTAACTATAAATGCTATTTATAGGTTGGTTaattagtttatactttatgcaatgtttatttttatgttgataaaattactCTACTCCTTAATAACATACGACCATATCAACAACAGTCTGACGagtaacaaacaaaataaataattaccacCACCTGTAGCATATGCTAAGATGATTTTGGTATAGAAACCCTTAAATTTATAGCAGCCTCTAGGTGCTAGATCCATTTGGTAGTTGCTATCTATTGTAGTCCaccccaaaatttttttttatatacaccacTGGTAGAAGGTTACTCAATAGATCggttaataataaagaaaaatactgCAGTAAAATTGAAtaagaaaacttaaaatatgaaaaacactTACTTGTATTGGCAACTAGAAAGATGACTACTGATTTATTTatgaagttttataatataataataaacatttatgttttcttTAATAGCTGGCCATACTTGTTCAGttgattattttcaatgtgCTAATGGTAACTGTGTGCCTAAATATTGGCAATGTGATGGGGATAATGATTGTGGAGATAATTCAGATGAAGTAAGATTTTTCTTTATAcctgatttaaaattatgttcctttttttaattttgtttaataataattcaagtagctaactaaaattgtttgattaatactaataataattatgataaaatataatacagaaaATAGGTAGATCACAAGTTAAAATAGGTACCTCtttttaggtataggtagtaaATATGATTAATTCTGGTTTTTTtcggtaaaatatatttatgtgatatagctattaatacaaatttaaataatatctaggTCAAGTGTACCAAAGTTTCATGTGGTCCAAATTCATTCCAATGTGATAATGGAAAGTGCATTCCATCATATTGGACCTGTGATTTTGATCCTGATTGCGAGGATAGTTCAGATGAAATAAATtgcagtaaatataatattttttataacgtaattaaaaaaagttcatTTTCTGTTCTtctttttaaactaattaagttaaataaattatttaatttggctACTAGTCACAATATGgtcttttaaataaaacttttgtaaCACTGATAgtgataaaaaacattttaaatttaatttaaagactAGAGCCTCCAACTATAAAACtacattatattgaaattttttagaGTATTCAAATTGTTCAGTCGGACAGTTTCGTTGTAAAAATGGCCGATGTATTTCAATGCACTGGCATTGTGATTTAGAAGATGATTGTCATGATGGTTCAGATGAAGTTGACTGTGTAAATATTTCCAACAATTCTTCGACAACTTGTCCAcgttagtataaaatatatattttattatacattataatacattataataaaagtctggatgtattatataatatatactaaaaaagttaaaattagttaaatacaGTCTAACAAAAAGATTTTAAGTGTCttatcagataaaaaaaaaatatagtaaattattacttactttctttagtaaaacaaataatcaatcaaataatcgataaaaacacaacaaaacaatttaaatataaaaaataacatttccggattaataaaatctttccaaaatgtatctaaatgtaTAGATCTATAATCCAAAGACAACACTGTACAAAGTTCTTATACGGGGGCCCATAGATTTATATGCGTGTGAGTCATGGGAAACCATTAATATAGATGATAACAAATTAGatgtttataaaatgaaaatactcTGGAAATCAACTTTTTTGGTATTCCCATCAAACTGGATActctcataaataattttaaaaaaaatgcatacaaatacTGACTAATTATAATTCACCAATACCAAAAGTAACATACTAAATGTAATTTCTTGTCTTGTAGCAAGTAGTTTTCACTGTCCCGGTACTGCAAATACTTGCATTCCAGCCAAATGGCAATGTGATGGTGAAAAAGATTGCCCCGAAGGTAAAGATGAAATTAATTGTGGAATTGAAAATTGCGAATCTTGGCAATTTGAGGTTTGTATttattacatgtattatatttaatacatttattttaatttttaacatttcaaccaactatttaattaaagtgTGCCAACAAGAAATGTATATTTGCATCTTGGAAATGTGATGGAGATGATGACTGTAATGATGGAGTTAAAAGTGATGAGGTTAATTGTTCGTCTACAACTAGACCTTATCCTGCTGAACCAACTACTCCATCTTTACCATTTATCACTAATGttagtaacaatattttaaccaaatatcTTCTGTTTATGTTACtaagttattgttattttgtttctaaTTGTCTAGGGTACTTGTAGTGAATGGTTATTCCGTTGTAGCAATGGAAAATGTATTCCTTATTGGTGGAAATGTGATAATGTAATGGATTGTGAAGATGGTTCAGATGAAGAGCAATGTGGAACTTTAACTCCCACTAGTCCTAAAACAAATACCTCAATAGTTACCCCTAAGAATATGTGTCCTCAACATTATTTCCAATGCAACACTGGTTTGctttttttcacatttaaaatacttattatactaataaaatatttgtttaatatataaatgattatttttgacATAGGTTTATGCATTGAAGACTCATGGGTATGTGATGAAATTTTTGATTGCGATCAGGGTGAAGACGAAACTAACTGTAAAAACAACAACTTTGTGGGTCGCTGCAAAAATAATAGCAGAGAATTTAAATGTCGTATATCTGGGTCGTGTATTAGTATTGAAAAAGTTTGTGATGGCACCCCACAATGTCCAGATGCTAGTGATGAAATGTTTTGTACCAACAATAaccaaagtaaatattaataatgctatcaataataaaaatatattgttttaataaaaaattactaatcGTGTAGCTCCCGGAACACCAAGTTGTGGAATGGGTCTATTCCCATGTGATGGCAGCAGATGTATACCAGCATCAAGACGATGTAATAAACATAAAGATTGTTATGATGGTACTGATGAAGAGTATTGTGATACAATAAACAATACTTTAAGTATACAAGTGAGTACCATTAATTACTTAGttcaagttatattatattttgtcacaatttgttttacattttcttttttatat
This region includes:
- the LOC132946083 gene encoding sortilin-related receptor-like isoform X1 gives rise to the protein MNTVLLYVCAALAVTASGVLSLSVYTDDDRARVPQPFADRLADVALDHGSSAYRARTKRESLSPSILPGVSDGNITSKVFHLNETRQQLMVHWVGENSNVIICLAREGYPSSSVYISYDYGDTYLNKTEEFKIDATKNLYASIDKFYIHPTFKSYCVYTDVINRKIFTTTDHSKTIKSIPLSFVPSEVTYKPDAPLVFIVHDKVSPTKLLWITHDFGITWTMLEERVKSYFWVPTKWNLYKSGHSLVIQREESATTSTVIAVSENINSGQNNLSTLAVNVLQLKARDDYMFVTVLLSKNNLDLLVSYKGGNFVRTRFDTELDRRDYHIADITANRIMVAVAHTRTLSNLYISDVVQSSNEDTVSFSLSLERVVAYFPNITWTESLISDLWAEPFADIHKVKGLQGIYIVSQVSPSMQSGSVDIGPEHIVTLISFDWGFDWRLLNVTRSFSHCEKSDNCSLHLTQMFAHVYPVTRTHTFILSSKSAPGIIMATGVVGKSLKGNPGVFVSRDAGLTWRQVLKEMHFYNIGDHGGILIAVRYYKGEKEETSQILYSTDEGETWLEKNFTNSQIKVYELMTEPGENTTVFTMFGSVMEKHEWLIVKIDLKNAFSYNCTKKDYKFWSPITSKDHLKTSCVLGQTQIFQRRAPKANCYNGMNYDRPIQTKTCDCDIEDYTCDHGFTWFSNSKQCIRNKTSSFDPYLIPSSCKPGLMYNRTKGYRLIPGDMCKGGRSLEFIPQEVPCPFEEKSEFILVAQKERILRLSGNLPYVVLPVKRLENVIAIEFDVKNNCVFWADIITDTIGRQCLSDGQQGPEILVNTGLSSVEGMAYDWISKHLYFVDGALAKIEVIRTNTKIPGHMRKTILGSTHLKKPRGLAVHPRLGYLFWTDWAVGEAKVARANLDGSDVKTLISNNSIEWPNGLTVDYIAERLYWVDARHDYIASCDLHGNNIKKVIKNDEKVSHPFAVAILKDWIYWDDWKQNSIFMSDKDHGAKIQTVSSHLPGLMDLKVYSHMSQIDTNECSNNNKCSHFCFGLPNQMFSCQCPDNMSKSDNSCLCPGLKEPFANGTCPSAGHTCSVDYFQCANGNCVPKYWQCDGDNDCGDNSDEVKCTKVSCGPNSFQCDNGKCIPSYWTCDFDPDCEDSSDEINCKYSNCSVGQFRCKNGRCISMHWHCDLEDDCHDGSDEVDCVNISNNSSTTCPPSSFHCPGTANTCIPAKWQCDGEKDCPEGKDEINCGIENCESWQFECANKKCIFASWKCDGDDDCNDGVKSDEVNCSSTTRPYPAEPTTPSLPFITNGTCSEWLFRCSNGKCIPYWWKCDNVMDCEDGSDEEQCGTLTPTSPKTNTSIVTPKNMCPQHYFQCNTGLCIEDSWVCDEIFDCDQGEDETNCKNNNFVGRCKNNSREFKCRISGSCISIEKVCDGTPQCPDASDEMFCTNNNQTPGTPSCGMGLFPCDGSRCIPASRRCNKHKDCYDGTDEEYCDTINNTLSIQVSLMFIDEHETTSNSLSLYWAAPKNLSLEYLPSISESRMPETCVNKTWISTTNYKFTSLKPYTAYNMTVFVRQKKVPGTIYPPAFFILASTAEGVPSAPLNVIVKQVNAEEVLVTWTRPENPAGRISSYNVYVEPPHPAMVLSVEADYNNATQSYPVRSSLYRLNIEYSFWVTAKLSEFESEHSAVKRFHFDEDSLVDVNLKLNVTTRTENSITVSWESVEHADGFTIVSSAPIKEGPYPNSIQSFNISNNNNALKFTITKLSPGVTYTINVIPYNKRYVGMKYTIVTKTDGQPLPSVTNITGSLVNIKDKKESTIKVQWNAPKQYGKTKWLYGVYWGTNANDLLNGPKYNTSATIAILINIESCTSLMIDVGVIGPNGIGPLSKRPFTIITPFDPTVPPKDIQIEQLEHSNQPMILISWKASCHPVQQSYKVNILESNKNKNFEIIVPNVSDTEASLHFSVHHGGNYFIRISTMTPNAVPSSLINYRAPELPSPHQVKVFSMPDGHYEIYWHKPNVSFLQASAVHYLVHMSEGSELNVTTAKTYQAEDSPFIIIDPPTSNQLSVAVQLATNEGYVSKMSEVFSFIPQNVDSLSSEVVVVGVNTGWMSMILVLLVIGLSAGLTYFVVRHRNLQNSFVQFANSRYDTRSGSATFTGVDSLGLGVFKDDEPAVQGFSDDEPLVIT